The following proteins come from a genomic window of Achromobacter sp. AONIH1:
- a CDS encoding MFS transporter: MPPSTHTAPDGAQLSAFALTVRIVAIAFFTFICYLAIGLPLAVLPGYVHGQLGYGSVLAGLAISVQYAATLLSRSHAGRMADTVGPKQTAVVGMAACAVSGVFLLLAYAFERSAWLSLSAIIASRLALGFGESWVGTGAATWAIARVGPLHTARVISWNGICTYGGLALGAPLGVYLEREWSMGALGGAVLLLGLAGLGLALARKAVAVVGGHRMAFKSVVLRVFPHGMALGLGSVGFGTLAAFVALYYASRSWEGAAHALSAFGCAFIGVRLLFAGTITRYGGFRVAQVSFLVEAAGLALLWLAPSTGLALMGAALTGCGFALVFPAIGVEAVARVPAGSRGAALGAYSAFLDLALGVTGPVAGYISGGFGYPAIFLSAALAVLVGFGIATGLYRHAARQARAAAGNI, encoded by the coding sequence ATGCCTCCCTCTACCCACACCGCGCCCGATGGCGCGCAATTGAGCGCCTTCGCGCTGACCGTGCGCATTGTCGCCATCGCCTTCTTCACCTTCATCTGCTATCTGGCCATCGGCCTGCCGCTGGCGGTGCTGCCCGGCTATGTGCATGGGCAACTGGGCTACGGCTCGGTGCTGGCCGGGCTGGCGATCAGCGTGCAGTACGCGGCCACGCTGTTGAGCCGTTCGCACGCCGGACGCATGGCGGACACGGTGGGCCCCAAGCAGACCGCCGTCGTCGGCATGGCGGCCTGCGCCGTCAGCGGCGTGTTCCTGTTGCTGGCCTATGCCTTCGAGCGCAGCGCGTGGCTCAGCCTGTCCGCCATCATCGCCAGCCGGTTGGCGCTGGGTTTCGGCGAGAGCTGGGTCGGCACGGGCGCGGCCACCTGGGCCATCGCGCGCGTTGGGCCGCTACACACCGCGCGGGTGATTTCCTGGAACGGCATCTGCACCTATGGCGGCCTGGCGCTGGGCGCGCCGCTGGGCGTGTACCTGGAAAGGGAATGGAGCATGGGCGCGCTGGGCGGCGCGGTGCTGCTGCTGGGACTGGCGGGCCTGGGACTGGCGCTGGCGCGGAAGGCGGTGGCCGTGGTCGGCGGACACCGCATGGCGTTCAAGAGCGTGGTGCTGCGCGTGTTTCCGCATGGCATGGCGCTTGGGCTGGGTTCGGTGGGCTTCGGCACGCTGGCGGCCTTCGTGGCGCTGTACTACGCCAGCCGCTCTTGGGAGGGCGCGGCCCACGCGCTCAGCGCCTTCGGCTGCGCGTTCATCGGCGTGCGGCTGTTGTTCGCAGGCACGATCACGCGTTACGGCGGCTTCCGGGTGGCGCAGGTTTCTTTCCTGGTCGAAGCCGCCGGGTTGGCGCTGCTGTGGCTGGCGCCTAGCACCGGCCTGGCCTTGATGGGCGCCGCGTTGACCGGTTGCGGCTTCGCGCTGGTGTTTCCGGCGATCGGGGTGGAGGCGGTGGCCAGGGTGCCGGCGGGCAGCCGGGGCGCGGCGCTGGGCGCCTACTCGGCCTTCCTGGATCTGGCGCTGGGCGTGACCGGGCCCGTGGCCGGCTATATCTCGGGCGGCTTCGGCTATCCGGCCATCTTCCTGTCGGCGGCGCTGGCGGTGCTGGTGGGTTTCGGGATCGCCACGGGCCTGTATCGGCATGCGGCCAGGCAGGCTCGGGCCGCTGCTGGAAATATATAG
- a CDS encoding ABC-F family ATPase, producing the protein MISTANLTIQFGPKPLFENVSVKFGEGNRYGLIGANGSGKSTFMKIIGGDLEPSAGNVSLEPGVRLGKLRQDQFAFEDFRVLDVVMMGHTEMWSAMSERDAIYANPEASEDDYMRAADLEAKFAEYDGYTAEARAGELLLGLEIAVDLHNLPMREVAPGWKLRVLLAQALFSNPDVLLLDEPTNNLDINTIRWLENVLNGYQSTMIIISHDRHFLNQVCTHMADVDYGEIRIYPGNYDDYMLASTQARERLVSNNAKAKERVAELQDFVRRFAANKSKSRQATSRLKQIDRIKAEQVEVKPSSRQNPYIRFEQNKVMHRQAVNVEHLTKSYDAPVIKNFSAMVEAGEKIAIIGANGVGKTTLLRLLATDLAPDSGTVKWSENADLGYMAQDVSDQFLQTDSNLLDWMGDHRQPGDDDQSIRSVLGRLLFSADDLPKAPKVLSGGEKNRMTFGRLMLGRHNVMLLDEPTNHLDMESIESLQFALEKYQGTLVFVSHDREFVSGLATRVIEILPSGEIVDYRGGYEDYLTSRGIEA; encoded by the coding sequence GTGATCTCAACCGCCAATCTCACCATCCAGTTCGGTCCCAAGCCCCTGTTCGAGAACGTCAGCGTCAAGTTCGGCGAAGGCAACCGCTACGGGCTGATCGGGGCCAACGGGTCCGGCAAGTCGACGTTCATGAAGATCATCGGCGGCGACCTGGAACCCTCGGCGGGCAACGTGTCGCTGGAGCCGGGCGTGCGCCTGGGCAAGCTGCGCCAGGACCAGTTCGCGTTCGAGGACTTCCGCGTGCTGGACGTGGTCATGATGGGCCACACCGAAATGTGGTCGGCCATGTCCGAGCGCGACGCGATCTACGCCAACCCCGAGGCCAGCGAAGACGACTACATGCGCGCCGCCGACCTGGAGGCCAAGTTCGCCGAATACGACGGCTACACCGCCGAGGCGCGCGCCGGCGAGCTGCTGCTGGGCCTGGAAATCGCCGTCGACCTGCACAACCTGCCGATGCGCGAAGTGGCGCCGGGCTGGAAGCTGCGCGTGCTGCTGGCGCAGGCGCTGTTCTCGAATCCCGACGTGCTGCTGCTGGACGAGCCGACCAACAACCTGGACATCAACACGATCCGCTGGCTGGAGAACGTGCTCAACGGCTACCAGAGCACTATGATCATCATCAGCCACGATCGTCACTTCCTGAACCAGGTGTGCACGCACATGGCCGACGTGGACTATGGCGAGATCCGCATCTACCCCGGCAACTACGACGACTACATGCTGGCCTCGACCCAGGCTCGCGAGCGCCTGGTGTCCAACAACGCCAAGGCCAAGGAACGCGTCGCCGAACTGCAGGACTTCGTGCGCCGCTTCGCCGCCAATAAGTCGAAGTCGCGCCAGGCCACCTCGCGCCTGAAGCAGATCGACCGCATCAAGGCCGAGCAGGTCGAGGTCAAGCCCTCGTCGCGCCAGAACCCGTACATCCGCTTCGAGCAGAACAAGGTCATGCACCGCCAGGCGGTCAACGTCGAGCACCTGACCAAGTCCTACGACGCGCCGGTCATCAAGAATTTCTCGGCCATGGTCGAAGCCGGCGAGAAGATCGCCATCATCGGCGCCAACGGCGTCGGCAAGACCACCTTGCTGCGCCTGCTGGCCACGGACCTGGCGCCGGATTCCGGCACGGTGAAATGGTCGGAAAACGCCGACCTAGGCTACATGGCCCAGGACGTGTCCGACCAGTTCCTGCAGACCGACAGCAACCTGCTGGACTGGATGGGCGACCACCGCCAGCCGGGCGACGACGACCAGTCCATCCGCTCTGTGCTGGGCCGCCTGCTGTTCTCGGCCGACGATCTGCCCAAGGCGCCCAAGGTGCTGTCCGGCGGCGAGAAGAACCGCATGACCTTCGGCCGCCTGATGCTGGGCCGGCACAACGTCATGCTGCTGGACGAGCCGACCAACCACCTGGACATGGAATCGATCGAATCGCTGCAGTTCGCGCTGGAGAAATACCAGGGCACGCTGGTGTTCGTGTCGCATGACCGCGAGTTCGTGTCCGGCCTGGCCACGCGCGTGATCGAGATCCTGCCATCCGGCGAAATCGTCGACTACCGTGGCGGCTACGAGGACTACCTGACCTCGCGCGGCATCGAAGCCTGA
- a CDS encoding LD-carboxypeptidase: protein MSSKSKSGKSKAAHDHDAHHEHAHDHDGHVCDDDCGHDHDHPHALPDARGIYLISPSSAVRDPDTVALARQRLEAQGFKTALDRTALAVHQRFAGTDAQRLAGLTRATKQKLPIVMATRGGYGLGRLLHLIDWKAMADSGKRFVGLSDFTAFNLALLAKTGAVSYTGATAVADFGGKKVDDLTEALFGEIMRGELEILSFETQDADPVDCRGILWGGNLAMVASLLGTPYMPKVRGGILFLEDVAEHPYRVERMLIQLWQAGILDKQKAIVLGRFSDYKLAPHDNGYDLHEVVAWLRKTVKVPVVTGLPYGHVATKATLPIGQKVGLATEPGMAHLVIDEHMG from the coding sequence ATGAGCAGCAAGTCCAAGAGCGGCAAGTCCAAGGCCGCCCACGATCACGACGCCCACCACGAGCACGCGCATGACCACGACGGCCATGTCTGCGACGATGACTGCGGCCACGACCATGATCATCCCCACGCGCTGCCGGACGCGCGCGGCATTTACCTGATTTCGCCGTCCTCGGCCGTGCGCGATCCCGACACCGTGGCGCTGGCGCGCCAGCGCCTGGAGGCCCAGGGCTTCAAGACCGCGCTGGACCGCACGGCGCTGGCCGTGCACCAGCGCTTTGCCGGCACCGACGCCCAGCGTCTGGCCGGCCTGACGCGCGCCACCAAGCAGAAGCTGCCCATCGTCATGGCGACGCGCGGCGGCTACGGCCTGGGTCGGCTGCTGCATCTGATCGACTGGAAGGCCATGGCCGACAGCGGCAAGCGCTTCGTCGGCCTGAGCGACTTCACCGCCTTCAACCTGGCCCTGCTGGCCAAGACCGGCGCGGTCAGCTACACCGGCGCGACCGCCGTCGCCGATTTCGGCGGCAAGAAGGTCGACGACCTGACCGAGGCGCTGTTCGGCGAGATCATGCGTGGCGAGCTGGAGATTCTCAGCTTCGAGACCCAGGACGCCGATCCGGTCGATTGCCGCGGCATCCTGTGGGGCGGCAACCTGGCGATGGTGGCGTCGCTGCTGGGCACGCCGTACATGCCCAAGGTGCGCGGCGGCATCCTGTTCCTGGAGGACGTGGCCGAGCATCCTTACCGCGTCGAGCGCATGTTGATCCAGCTGTGGCAAGCCGGCATCTTGGACAAGCAGAAGGCCATCGTGCTGGGCCGCTTCAGCGATTACAAGCTGGCGCCGCACGACAATGGCTATGACCTGCACGAAGTCGTCGCCTGGCTGCGCAAGACGGTCAAGGTGCCGGTGGTCACGGGCCTGCCCTACGGCCACGTCGCCACCAAGGCCACGCTGCCGATCGGACAGAAGGTCGGCCTGGCCACCGAGCCGGGCATGGCGCACCTGGTGATCGACGAGCATATGGGGTAA
- a CDS encoding ABC transporter ATP-binding protein, with translation MNLTFDHVHKQFGDLPVVEGFSSEFKTGELVALVGPSGCGKSTLLHLAAGLEAPTQGQVLADGKPVAGPHPSRTLVFQEHALYPWLTLQDNVALALEFQNIPKARARDGARDWLARVGLGGFEKYYPHQVSGGMRQRAALARAFIAQPQTMLMDEPFGALDALTRLSLQDVLRQLIAQERPTVLLVTHDVDEALFLADRIVVFSARPARVLREFNLAHRVKSHDLSDLADEKREILRLLGISVGGASAHADMALAA, from the coding sequence ATGAACCTGACCTTCGACCACGTCCACAAGCAATTCGGCGACTTGCCCGTCGTAGAGGGCTTCAGCAGCGAATTCAAGACCGGCGAACTGGTCGCTCTGGTCGGCCCGTCGGGCTGCGGCAAGTCCACGCTGCTTCATCTGGCCGCTGGCCTGGAAGCGCCCACGCAGGGCCAGGTGCTGGCCGACGGCAAGCCGGTGGCCGGTCCGCATCCCAGCCGCACCCTGGTGTTCCAGGAACATGCGCTGTATCCCTGGCTGACCTTGCAGGACAACGTGGCGCTGGCGCTGGAATTCCAGAACATCCCCAAGGCCCGCGCGCGGGACGGCGCGCGCGACTGGCTGGCCCGCGTCGGTCTGGGCGGCTTCGAGAAGTACTACCCGCATCAGGTGTCCGGCGGCATGCGTCAGCGCGCCGCGCTGGCGCGCGCCTTCATCGCCCAGCCGCAGACCATGCTGATGGACGAGCCCTTCGGCGCGCTGGACGCGCTGACCCGCCTGAGCCTGCAGGACGTGCTGCGCCAGCTGATCGCGCAGGAACGCCCCACGGTGCTGCTGGTCACGCACGACGTGGACGAGGCGCTGTTCCTGGCCGACCGCATCGTGGTGTTCAGCGCCCGCCCGGCGCGCGTGCTGCGCGAGTTCAACCTGGCGCATCGCGTCAAGAGCCACGACCTGTCCGACCTGGCCGACGAAAAGCGCGAGATCCTGCGGCTGCTGGGCATCTCGGTAGGCGGGGCCAGCGCGCATGCCGACATGGCGCTGGCCGCCTGA
- a CDS encoding ABC transporter substrate-binding protein, with product MKLKQWLSLPLAAALLAAAPAMAADKFRVGYLRVMDDAQAIVAQEGGYYKKAGLDSELIEFKSGTDLIKAIVGGQLDIGVLGFTNAVAWASKGADLKVVGGAQQGYHSLIVRDDSGIKDIAGLKGKTLASQAEGSTADVVLKGVVLKEGKLTPDDVNVMGVSPAVAVQSLVGKRVDAAFLFEPYDRIAQLVAPVKQIYEVGQAWPFPCMVVITSGETLAKRKDDVWKALDAQNQAIDLLQKQPAQASKLIASYFIAEPTLKTLTRGELPRETVIAEAISTQVFTPKLTDKDTRRMQEIADILQAQGSLKTRDGKPYDVSSIVDLSWQEARKL from the coding sequence ATGAAACTCAAGCAATGGCTGTCCCTGCCGCTGGCCGCGGCACTGCTGGCAGCGGCCCCCGCGATGGCGGCCGATAAATTCCGCGTCGGCTATCTGCGCGTTATGGATGACGCGCAGGCCATCGTGGCCCAGGAAGGCGGCTACTACAAGAAGGCCGGCCTGGATTCCGAGCTGATCGAATTCAAGTCGGGCACCGACCTGATCAAGGCCATCGTCGGCGGCCAGCTGGACATCGGCGTGCTGGGCTTCACCAACGCGGTGGCCTGGGCCTCCAAGGGCGCGGACCTGAAGGTGGTGGGCGGCGCGCAGCAGGGCTATCACTCGCTGATCGTGCGCGACGATTCCGGCATCAAGGACATCGCCGGCCTGAAGGGCAAGACGCTGGCCTCGCAGGCCGAGGGCAGCACCGCCGATGTGGTGCTCAAGGGCGTGGTCCTGAAAGAGGGCAAGCTGACGCCCGACGACGTCAACGTCATGGGCGTGAGCCCGGCCGTGGCGGTGCAGTCGCTGGTGGGCAAGCGCGTGGACGCGGCCTTCCTGTTCGAACCCTATGACCGCATCGCCCAGCTGGTGGCGCCGGTCAAGCAGATCTACGAAGTGGGCCAGGCCTGGCCGTTCCCCTGCATGGTGGTGATCACCTCCGGCGAGACGCTGGCCAAGCGCAAGGACGATGTCTGGAAGGCGCTGGACGCGCAGAACCAGGCCATCGACCTGCTGCAGAAACAGCCGGCCCAGGCGTCCAAGCTGATCGCGTCCTACTTCATCGCCGAGCCGACGCTCAAGACCCTGACGCGCGGCGAGCTGCCGCGCGAGACGGTGATCGCCGAGGCCATCAGCACCCAGGTGTTCACGCCCAAGCTGACCGACAAGGACACGCGCCGCATGCAGGAGATCGCCGACATCCTGCAGGCCCAGGGTTCGCTCAAGACGCGCGACGGCAAGCCGTATGACGTGTCCAGCATCGTCGATCTGTCCTGGCAAGAGGCTCGCAAGCTTTGA
- the tadA gene encoding tRNA adenosine(34) deaminase TadA has translation MRLALELAQEAYDIGEVPVGALVVSAQGDILGRGYNRTIIDHDPTAHAEIVALRAAAAQLENYRLPGISVYVTLEPCVMCIGAMLHARLARVVFGAHDPKTGACGSVLDVGAVPKLNHHTSVTGGVLAETCGDLLRRFFRERRSKESKA, from the coding sequence ATGCGGCTGGCGCTGGAACTGGCGCAGGAGGCCTACGACATCGGCGAGGTGCCGGTGGGCGCGCTGGTGGTGTCGGCGCAGGGCGACATCCTGGGCCGCGGCTACAACCGCACCATCATCGACCACGATCCCACCGCGCACGCCGAGATCGTGGCGCTGCGCGCCGCCGCCGCGCAGCTGGAGAACTACCGGCTGCCGGGCATCAGCGTCTATGTCACGCTGGAACCCTGCGTCATGTGCATCGGCGCCATGCTGCACGCGCGCCTGGCGCGGGTGGTGTTCGGCGCGCATGATCCCAAGACGGGCGCCTGCGGCAGCGTGCTGGATGTCGGCGCCGTCCCCAAACTCAATCACCACACCTCGGTCACAGGCGGCGTGCTGGCGGAAACCTGCGGCGACCTGCTGCGCCGGTTCTTCCGCGAGCGCCGCAGCAAGGAATCCAAAGCATGA
- a CDS encoding ABC transporter permease, with product MSASTRVTGARKHLAGALGVVFILALWQAAALALPDFLMPGVPAVLTRLLEDLGKESFHQSLLGTLGRLGAGYGLALAAGIGFGLVAAVLFFFREVLRSAIVILQSIPSIAWVPLFLIVMGFGSAPIIVVVALSAFFPAALSVMNATESVQRVHVSAARVMGATRWGLVKRVYLPAVMPELITGAQLAFGNAWRALISAEMLIGFGKGLGRSLAYSGEIADMTGVMTNILVIAVLAALIDQFVLENLKHRLLRYQYV from the coding sequence TTGAGCGCTTCCACTCGCGTGACCGGCGCCCGCAAGCATCTGGCGGGCGCTTTGGGCGTCGTATTTATTCTTGCGCTGTGGCAGGCCGCGGCGCTGGCGCTGCCTGACTTCCTGATGCCGGGCGTGCCGGCCGTGCTGACGCGCCTGCTCGAGGACCTGGGCAAGGAATCCTTCCACCAGAGCCTGCTGGGTACGCTGGGCCGTCTTGGCGCCGGCTATGGCCTGGCGCTGGCGGCCGGCATCGGCTTCGGCCTGGTGGCGGCGGTGCTGTTCTTCTTCCGCGAGGTGCTGCGCAGCGCCATCGTCATCCTGCAGTCGATTCCGTCGATCGCCTGGGTGCCGCTGTTCCTGATCGTCATGGGTTTCGGCAGCGCGCCCATCATCGTGGTGGTGGCGTTGTCGGCATTCTTCCCAGCCGCGCTGAGCGTGATGAACGCCACCGAATCGGTGCAGCGCGTGCATGTGTCGGCGGCCCGTGTCATGGGCGCCACGCGCTGGGGGCTGGTCAAGCGGGTCTACCTTCCGGCGGTCATGCCCGAACTCATCACCGGCGCGCAGCTGGCGTTTGGCAATGCGTGGCGGGCGTTGATCTCGGCCGAGATGCTGATCGGCTTCGGCAAGGGCCTGGGCCGCTCGCTGGCGTATTCGGGCGAGATCGCGGACATGACCGGCGTGATGACCAACATCCTGGTCATCGCCGTGCTGGCCGCGCTGATCGACCAGTTCGTGCTCGAGAACCTCAAGCACCGCCTGCTGCGTTACCAGTACGTATAA
- a CDS encoding HAD family hydrolase, whose protein sequence is MSDVIALIFDFDDTLASDSTSGFLGSIGVDTASFWKDQVDPLLTHHDWDPVPAYLYKMIQLSQAGQHGPITQQRLRDWGARLELHEGVSTLFPRLRAAVRAEHPQVQLEFYLISSGIGDVVRSTPIAHEFTEIWASEFTYGADGGIEFPRRIVSFTDKTRYLFHIQKGIIGREFRNKPFEVNRKVPEDRLRVPFDQMVFVGDGYTDIPCFSLIRRAGGFAFGVWDPKHRDKRSRAWGFIEEGRVSNLNQARYDENAELYQWLEEAVTSLAGRITLKSRVYRG, encoded by the coding sequence ATGTCCGACGTCATCGCCCTGATTTTCGACTTCGACGACACGCTGGCCTCGGACAGCACGTCCGGGTTCCTGGGCAGCATCGGCGTGGACACCGCCAGTTTCTGGAAAGACCAGGTCGATCCGCTGCTGACCCATCACGATTGGGATCCGGTGCCCGCCTATCTGTACAAGATGATTCAGCTGTCGCAGGCCGGCCAGCACGGCCCGATCACGCAGCAGCGCCTGCGTGACTGGGGCGCGCGGCTGGAATTGCACGAAGGCGTTTCCACCCTGTTCCCGCGCCTGCGCGCGGCGGTGCGCGCCGAGCATCCGCAGGTGCAGCTGGAGTTCTACCTGATCTCCAGCGGCATCGGCGACGTGGTGCGTTCCACGCCCATCGCCCACGAGTTCACAGAGATCTGGGCGTCCGAGTTCACTTATGGCGCCGACGGCGGCATCGAGTTTCCGCGCCGCATCGTCAGCTTCACCGACAAGACGCGCTACCTGTTCCACATCCAGAAGGGCATCATCGGACGGGAGTTCCGCAACAAGCCGTTCGAGGTCAACCGCAAGGTGCCCGAGGACCGCCTGCGCGTGCCATTTGACCAGATGGTCTTCGTCGGCGATGGCTACACCGACATTCCGTGCTTCTCGCTGATCCGCCGCGCCGGCGGCTTCGCCTTCGGCGTGTGGGACCCCAAGCACCGCGACAAGCGTAGCCGCGCCTGGGGCTTCATCGAGGAAGGCCGGGTGTCCAACCTGAATCAGGCCCGCTACGACGAGAACGCCGAGCTGTATCAATGGCTGGAAGAGGCCGTCACCAGCCTGGCTGGCCGCATCACGCTGAAGTCCCGGGTGTACCGTGGCTGA